The following are encoded together in the Thermomonas brevis genome:
- a CDS encoding 4-hydroxy-tetrahydrodipicolinate reductase: MGQALLRLCREETTGCEVVAAVARRVDTRVVDGVPRFTAAELSGVPAFDVAIDFSLPEGFDAILALCVARGTALVSGTTGLSDAQKAALDAASTTIPLAWASNFSLGVAVLHDLVERAAKLLPGWDCDIVEAHHTRKLDAPSGTALTLGTAAQAGGADPHYASIRAGDIVGEHLVQFAAAGERIELVHRATNRDIFARGALHAAARLNARAPGRYRVADLL; this comes from the coding sequence ATGGGGCAGGCATTGCTGCGCCTGTGTCGCGAGGAAACCACCGGCTGCGAGGTCGTGGCGGCGGTGGCGCGGCGGGTGGATACGCGCGTGGTCGACGGCGTGCCGCGGTTCACCGCGGCCGAGCTGTCCGGCGTGCCGGCGTTCGACGTTGCCATCGACTTCAGCCTGCCGGAAGGCTTCGACGCCATCCTCGCCCTGTGCGTCGCCCGCGGCACAGCGCTGGTGTCCGGTACCACCGGCCTGTCCGATGCGCAGAAGGCTGCGCTGGATGCCGCATCGACCACCATCCCGCTGGCCTGGGCCAGCAACTTCAGCCTCGGCGTGGCGGTGCTGCACGATCTGGTCGAGCGCGCGGCGAAGCTGTTGCCCGGCTGGGACTGCGACATCGTCGAAGCCCACCACACCCGCAAGCTGGATGCGCCCTCGGGCACCGCGCTGACGCTGGGCACGGCGGCGCAGGCGGGCGGGGCGGACCCGCATTACGCCTCGATCCGCGCCGGCGACATCGTCGGCGAGCATCTGGTGCAATTCGCCGCCGCCGGCGAGCGCATCGAGCTGGTCCACCGCGCCACCAACCGCGACATCTTCGCGCGCGGCGCGCTGCACGCCGCT